A single region of the Deltaproteobacteria bacterium genome encodes:
- a CDS encoding sodium ion-translocating decarboxylase subunit beta — MDLLLTFLHNTGFAMADYRHFIMIGVGLLFLYLGIARHYEPLLLVPIGFGILVGNVPVFKGLGLGIYEKGSVLHYLYFGVRQGVYPPLIFLGIGAMTDFSTLLARPKLMLLGAAAQLGVFGTFLGALFVGFVPREAASIGIIGGADGPTAIFLSAKLAPHLVGPIAIAAYSYMALVPVIQPPVMRLLTTRHERLIKMSDPRQVSKQEKIIFPIVGFLLCCYLAPAALPLLGMLFFGNLLKECLVTERLARTARTAVIDTVTIILGFTVGASTQADVFLTAKSIGIFVLGACSFMVATAGGVLFAKLMNLVSRDKINPLLGAAGVSAVPDSARVVQIMGNQEDPSNYLLMHAMAPNVAGVIGSALAAGVLWSFMG, encoded by the coding sequence ATGGACCTACTCCTTACTTTTCTGCACAATACCGGGTTTGCCATGGCGGACTATCGCCACTTCATAATGATTGGCGTCGGTCTGCTCTTTCTCTATCTGGGCATCGCCAGGCACTATGAACCCCTGCTGCTGGTACCTATAGGCTTTGGCATCCTTGTTGGCAATGTCCCCGTGTTCAAGGGGTTGGGTCTCGGCATTTACGAGAAAGGTTCGGTACTCCACTATCTTTATTTTGGTGTTCGCCAGGGAGTCTACCCTCCACTCATCTTTCTCGGCATTGGCGCCATGACTGATTTCTCCACCCTGCTCGCCAGACCCAAACTCATGTTGCTGGGAGCTGCAGCTCAACTGGGAGTATTTGGCACCTTTCTCGGCGCTCTTTTCGTGGGCTTTGTTCCCAGAGAGGCAGCTTCCATCGGCATTATTGGTGGGGCAGATGGGCCCACTGCCATCTTTCTGTCAGCTAAGCTTGCGCCACACCTCGTTGGTCCCATTGCCATTGCCGCCTATTCGTACATGGCCCTGGTTCCGGTGATTCAACCCCCTGTCATGCGGCTTCTCACTACTCGTCATGAACGTCTGATCAAGATGAGTGATCCACGTCAGGTGAGCAAGCAAGAAAAAATTATTTTCCCCATTGTGGGCTTCCTTCTTTGCTGTTATCTGGCGCCCGCAGCACTGCCGCTCCTGGGCATGCTATTCTTTGGCAATCTCCTCAAAGAATGCCTGGTAACCGAGAGACTCGCTCGCACGGCCCGCACAGCTGTCATAGACACAGTGACAATAATACTCGGTTTCACTGTGGGCGCCTCCACCCAGGCGGACGTCTTCCTCACTGCCAAGTCCATTGGCATCTTTGTCTTGGGCGCCTGCTCCTTCATGGTGGCAACTGCTGGGGGGGTACTTTTTGCCAAGCTGATGAATCTGGTCTCCAGAGACAAAATCAATCCCTTGCTCGGAGCTGCTGGGGTGTCTGCTGTGCCGGACTCGGCCCGTGTTGTCCAGATAATGGGCAACCAGGAAGATCCCAGCAACTATCTGTTGATGCATGCCATGGCTCCCAACGTCGCCGGAGTCATAGGATCTGCCCTGGCTGCTGGTGTTCTCTGGAGTTTTATGGGCTGA
- a CDS encoding OadG family protein, whose protein sequence is MGGFSAINSANGWSVAALGISIVFTGLATLTLVIYLLPYLLKWCSARAGAPLSDRLKKTVIRVKEAKAVADLSLAEQSIDAESLRNAEAALRLITSRLGEPFKLPQLLDIAEKRGLARPYATVNRLILNRRILAGADGLFRWSSSSEKAKATTETTPPGQPV, encoded by the coding sequence ATGGGTGGTTTCTCTGCCATCAACAGCGCAAATGGCTGGTCAGTTGCTGCCCTGGGAATTTCCATTGTCTTCACGGGTCTGGCAACTCTCACTCTGGTAATCTATTTGCTGCCCTATCTGTTGAAGTGGTGCTCTGCCCGAGCTGGTGCCCCCCTGAGCGATCGTTTGAAAAAAACGGTCATCAGAGTCAAGGAGGCAAAAGCCGTGGCTGACCTCAGCCTTGCAGAACAGAGCATCGATGCCGAATCTCTGCGAAATGCCGAAGCAGCCTTGCGTCTGATCACCTCCAGGCTGGGCGAACCTTTCAAGCTGCCACAATTACTCGATATAGCAGAAAAACGTGGCCTGGCCCGACCCTATGCCACCGTCAACCGTCTTATCCTGAACAGGAGGATCCTGGCTGGCGCAGATGGGCTATTCCGCTGGAGCAGTTCCTCAGAAAAGGCAAAGGCCACAACTGAAACTACACCACCAGGCCAGCCCGTTTGA
- a CDS encoding cyclic nucleotide-binding domain-containing protein: MVQISDLKDYGIFAELDASELGLLARIGSEEYCTEGEVLIQAGLPARTLYVLRQGNLMVAFPDGRAITLHQPGRVVGWSALISPSYYTASVICLTDCTFIAFPGSELLRLVRSNVTFGTKIMRKISEVVSRRLPLLPEKEKRRISSGR, translated from the coding sequence TTGGTCCAGATCTCTGATCTCAAAGATTACGGTATTTTCGCGGAACTAGACGCCAGTGAACTCGGCCTTCTGGCCAGAATCGGCTCGGAAGAATACTGCACAGAGGGTGAGGTGCTCATTCAGGCCGGGCTGCCTGCCCGCACCCTCTACGTGCTCCGACAGGGCAATCTCATGGTGGCCTTTCCGGATGGCCGGGCCATTACCCTGCATCAGCCCGGCAGGGTTGTAGGCTGGTCAGCACTTATCAGCCCCTCCTATTACACGGCTTCGGTCATATGTCTCACAGATTGCACTTTCATTGCCTTCCCTGGCTCTGAGCTGCTGCGCCTGGTGAGAAGCAACGTCACCTTTGGCACCAAGATCATGCGCAAGATTTCCGAGGTAGTGAGCAGACGACTGCCTCTGTTGCCAGAAAAGGAAAAGCGAAGGATCAGTTCCGGGAGGTAG
- a CDS encoding molybdopterin-dependent oxidoreductase, which translates to METVTACTLDCPDSCSLLVRRSSTGALHIRGNPRHPVTAGFTCAKIKRYLRRLTSPSRILTPLLRQGSGHRPISWQHALDLCAEHLQELRQQPQSILHVYGFGDKGLLSLASKFFFNRLGASSVRGSLCDDAGIAACLADFGSLDSNDVTDLVNAHSIVNWGKDLSRSSIHLAALVRRARQRGARVLTISPGGDGNRVFSDFMVRLRPGTDRFLAAAVIRLLFDRQKIGQRLPSRSRNWQLFRSLILQQSAAQLAACCGVELQDVEQVYSFYQNSEPTATLLGWGLQRHRFGGENVRFINALAFLSGNIGISGGGSYFNISSSRNFNLDFLTSATDSSPRTLLLPRLGREILAATNPAVRMIWVNGCNIINQAPESGLLAKAFAATDFSVVVDSFMTDTAALADLVLPCALVFEKEDVVGSFLHNYVNYARPVVKPPETVRSDYWILSRLGARLDPPVHLPDAEDFIRRALQSPYLDTTLEELRRTGYARAMHPHIAFADTGFSHPDGRYHLPTELHHEPAAPEEFPLQLLSLVRRHFIHSQILPEEHRLPPTIWLAPDSPALAGVDTSRPLYLVSPLGRLRVTLKFRQGLHPQVVIYRRGDWMRLGGGINQLISSTVTDLGETAAFYSQYVRLENG; encoded by the coding sequence ATGGAAACAGTAACTGCTTGCACCCTCGACTGCCCTGATTCCTGTTCTCTGCTGGTGCGCCGAAGCAGCACAGGCGCTCTTCATATCAGGGGCAACCCCAGACATCCTGTAACTGCAGGGTTTACCTGCGCCAAGATCAAACGCTACCTTCGCAGGCTGACAAGCCCCAGCAGGATCCTGACGCCGCTGCTTCGCCAGGGCAGTGGCCATCGTCCCATCAGCTGGCAGCACGCCCTGGACCTCTGTGCAGAGCACCTGCAAGAACTGCGGCAGCAGCCTCAGTCCATTCTGCACGTCTATGGTTTTGGCGACAAGGGTCTTTTGAGTCTGGCCAGCAAATTCTTCTTCAACAGACTGGGCGCCAGCTCAGTGAGAGGCTCTCTCTGTGATGATGCCGGCATCGCAGCCTGCCTGGCTGACTTTGGCTCACTCGACAGCAATGATGTCACCGACCTGGTCAATGCACACAGCATAGTCAACTGGGGCAAGGATCTCAGTCGAAGTTCTATCCACCTGGCTGCGCTCGTGCGCCGAGCTCGTCAGCGCGGCGCCAGAGTGCTCACCATATCCCCCGGCGGAGACGGCAACCGGGTCTTCTCCGATTTCATGGTGCGCCTCCGACCCGGTACTGACCGCTTCCTGGCCGCTGCAGTAATCCGCCTGCTCTTCGACCGCCAAAAGATTGGCCAGCGCTTGCCCAGCCGCAGCAGAAACTGGCAGCTCTTCCGCTCCTTGATTCTGCAACAGTCAGCTGCCCAGCTCGCTGCCTGCTGCGGCGTGGAACTGCAGGATGTGGAGCAAGTCTACTCCTTCTACCAGAATAGCGAGCCAACCGCTACACTGCTCGGCTGGGGTTTGCAGCGGCACCGATTTGGGGGCGAAAATGTCCGTTTCATCAATGCCCTGGCATTTCTCAGCGGCAACATCGGCATCTCTGGAGGTGGCAGCTATTTCAATATCTCCTCGAGCCGCAACTTCAATCTGGATTTTCTCACTTCCGCCACAGACTCTTCGCCCAGAACACTGCTTCTGCCCCGGCTCGGCCGGGAAATCCTGGCAGCCACAAACCCTGCCGTACGCATGATCTGGGTGAATGGCTGCAACATCATCAACCAGGCCCCTGAATCGGGTCTCCTTGCCAAGGCCTTCGCTGCTACAGATTTTTCTGTGGTGGTGGACAGTTTCATGACTGACACTGCAGCACTGGCGGATCTGGTGCTGCCGTGTGCTCTTGTCTTCGAAAAGGAAGACGTGGTGGGCTCGTTTCTTCACAACTACGTCAACTATGCCCGGCCAGTAGTCAAACCGCCAGAGACAGTGCGCAGCGACTACTGGATTCTCTCTCGCCTGGGTGCCAGACTGGATCCTCCTGTGCACCTGCCCGATGCCGAAGATTTTATCCGCAGGGCGCTCCAGTCGCCTTATCTCGACACCACTCTGGAAGAATTGCGCCGCACCGGCTACGCCAGGGCAATGCACCCCCACATCGCCTTTGCTGACACTGGTTTTTCCCACCCTGACGGCCGCTACCACCTACCCACTGAGCTTCACCATGAACCGGCAGCGCCTGAAGAATTTCCCCTGCAGCTGCTCAGTCTGGTGCGCCGCCACTTCATTCACTCCCAGATTTTGCCCGAGGAACACCGTCTTCCCCCGACGATCTGGCTCGCTCCTGATTCTCCTGCCCTGGCAGGAGTCGATACCAGCAGGCCGCTTTACCTGGTCTCTCCTCTGGGTCGCTTGAGGGTAACGCTGAAATTTCGCCAGGGACTCCACCCCCAGGTGGTCATCTATCGCCGCGGCGACTGGATGAGGCTGGGAGGCGGCATCAACCAGTTGATCAGCAGTACCGTGACTGACCTGGGTGAAACTGCAGCCTTCTACAGCCAATATGTACGACTGGAAAATGGTTAG
- a CDS encoding ACT domain-containing protein — MKFTISLFPEIYAICRLPAGSEVPCWVSGREFLSVTHTEEELSIVCQQDKVPPEIECERGWRCLKIEAHLDFALLGVLASLTTALAGRGISVFVVSTFQTDYLLVRDRQADRAVAVLTGLGHDLVENKQYCPASDGR, encoded by the coding sequence ATGAAGTTCACTATTTCCTTATTTCCCGAGATTTATGCCATTTGCAGACTGCCTGCTGGCAGCGAGGTTCCATGCTGGGTCTCTGGCAGGGAGTTTCTCTCTGTGACCCACACTGAAGAAGAGCTTTCTATTGTCTGCCAGCAAGACAAAGTGCCCCCAGAGATCGAATGTGAAAGAGGCTGGCGCTGTTTGAAGATAGAAGCGCACCTGGATTTTGCTCTGCTCGGTGTTCTGGCCTCTCTGACAACGGCACTGGCCGGCAGGGGCATCAGCGTCTTCGTGGTTTCTACCTTTCAGACGGACTATCTGCTGGTGCGAGACAGGCAGGCGGACAGGGCCGTGGCTGTTTTGACCGGGTTGGGGCATGATCTGGTTGAGAATAAGCAATATTGCCCTGCCAGTGATGGACGTTGA
- a CDS encoding gamma-glutamylcyclotransferase, with translation MNMNVFAYGSLMFSQVWQKVVGNAYAREVAWLYGYERRRIRGQSYPTIIAAPAASVVKGLLYLQVSQEDLQKLDTFEGEYYRRGRVHCVVRNGSKIPAVVYLFKKQYALLVEHELWDAAWFCQQDLARFLVEYEGLL, from the coding sequence GTGAATATGAATGTTTTTGCCTACGGCTCGTTGATGTTTTCGCAAGTGTGGCAGAAAGTGGTAGGGAATGCCTATGCCAGAGAAGTAGCCTGGCTGTATGGCTACGAGAGGCGAAGGATACGAGGGCAGAGCTATCCCACAATCATTGCTGCCCCAGCGGCAAGCGTCGTCAAAGGGCTGCTCTACCTCCAGGTGAGCCAGGAAGATCTGCAGAAATTGGACACGTTCGAAGGCGAATACTATCGCAGGGGCAGGGTTCACTGTGTGGTGCGAAATGGCAGCAAGATTCCTGCGGTCGTTTATCTGTTCAAAAAGCAGTATGCACTGCTGGTCGAACACGAACTGTGGGATGCTGCCTGGTTTTGCCAGCAGGACCTGGCGCGCTTTCTGGTCGAATACGAGGGTCTTTTATAG
- a CDS encoding zinc-ribbon domain-containing protein, translating into MMQIYCTRCNRVVGRIPDSRIPAQGGKVACPSCQGTIQVRPANPVQQVAASHPAGGQTERRDNSPAEQPVDSSLALEVTWARALKIWWSYAWRCLLFSLAAAFALGFVGGLLLALVGLAELGPIVGRVLGNLAGIMVSIIVLKVVLQKRFQDFTIKLVPAGKQ; encoded by the coding sequence ATGATGCAGATCTATTGCACACGGTGCAACAGAGTCGTGGGGCGAATTCCTGACAGCAGGATACCAGCGCAGGGCGGCAAAGTTGCCTGTCCAAGCTGTCAGGGAACAATCCAGGTGAGGCCAGCAAACCCGGTGCAGCAGGTGGCGGCAAGCCACCCTGCCGGAGGACAGACTGAACGTCGAGACAACAGCCCAGCAGAGCAGCCGGTCGACTCCAGCCTAGCTCTCGAGGTGACCTGGGCGCGGGCTTTGAAGATCTGGTGGAGCTATGCCTGGCGCTGTCTGTTGTTTTCCCTGGCGGCTGCCTTTGCTTTGGGGTTTGTCGGCGGCCTGCTGCTGGCTCTGGTGGGTCTGGCTGAACTGGGGCCCATTGTGGGCAGAGTCCTCGGGAATCTGGCAGGAATCATGGTCTCGATAATTGTTCTAAAAGTCGTTTTGCAAAAGCGCTTCCAGGACTTCACTATAAAGCTCGTGCCTGCCGGCAAACAGTAG
- a CDS encoding DMT family transporter produces the protein MSRSAWLSYMALLSAMILWAGSFVALKIAFRSYDPIVVIFGRMAIAVVCFSFFARKLRPVHYEKGQLRLILFMALCEPCLYFLFEAKALEYTAASQASIIAAMLPLLVAVAAHFFLKERLGRRNITGFVIAILGSCWLSLTAEISESAPHPVLGNFLEFMAMVCATGYIVTLKRLTATLSPFFLTAVQTLAGCLFYLPLLFLPSTTLPSQVAPTALLAMVYLGAFVTFGAYALYNFGVSRVPASQASAFVNLIPAFTILFSWLSWLILDEKLTFQQYLAMLLIFLGVFLSQDQSAAGT, from the coding sequence ATGAGCAGGTCTGCGTGGCTTTCATATATGGCCCTGCTTTCAGCCATGATTCTCTGGGCAGGCTCCTTTGTCGCCCTGAAAATCGCCTTTCGCAGTTATGATCCCATAGTGGTCATTTTCGGCCGCATGGCAATCGCAGTTGTCTGCTTTTCATTTTTCGCCAGAAAGCTCAGACCTGTTCACTATGAAAAAGGCCAACTGCGACTGATACTCTTCATGGCCCTCTGTGAACCATGCCTGTACTTTCTCTTCGAGGCAAAGGCTCTTGAATACACGGCCGCTTCTCAGGCGAGTATAATCGCTGCCATGCTGCCGCTGCTGGTGGCTGTTGCCGCTCATTTTTTCCTGAAAGAACGGCTTGGCAGGAGAAATATCACCGGTTTTGTCATTGCCATCCTTGGCTCCTGCTGGTTGAGCCTCACAGCCGAAATCTCGGAGAGCGCGCCCCATCCGGTCCTGGGAAATTTTCTCGAATTCATGGCAATGGTATGCGCCACCGGCTACATTGTGACCTTGAAGCGGCTGACAGCCACCCTGTCGCCATTTTTTCTTACAGCCGTGCAAACACTGGCAGGCTGCCTCTTTTATCTGCCTCTGCTGTTTCTACCCTCAACGACCCTGCCTTCGCAAGTGGCTCCCACTGCCCTGCTGGCCATGGTTTATCTTGGCGCTTTCGTCACTTTCGGGGCTTACGCACTCTATAACTTTGGCGTCAGCCGAGTTCCGGCCAGTCAGGCATCAGCTTTTGTCAACCTGATTCCCGCCTTTACCATACTGTTCAGCTGGCTTAGCTGGCTTATACTGGACGAAAAGCTTACCTTTCAACAATACCTGGCCATGCTGTTGATCTTTCTGGGCGTCTTTCTCAGCCAGGACCAATCTGCTGCTGGCACTTGA
- a CDS encoding ankyrin repeat domain-containing protein, translating to MRRLTSVMASTVILLMIVLQGGLWAAGRDLSRELMQAVEEGDLNQVRLLLQKQAPVNARNDSGWTPLMKAAYNGDTAIVRELLARGAQVNIKGKAGWTALMQAAQFGHLEIVQMLLNKGAQVNASSTNGSTALMVAASNGHIAVIKTLLNHGAIADSRDRLGRTALLLAASDGYARVVEELLARGSEVNAQEVSGKSALILAACYGQKAVVGVLLSHCADVALRDSQGKSAIDYARQQHHVAIAKMIAAAKPCP from the coding sequence ATGAGAAGACTAACCTCTGTCATGGCGAGCACAGTTATACTGCTGATGATTGTGTTGCAAGGTGGCCTGTGGGCTGCTGGCAGAGATCTCTCCCGGGAGTTGATGCAGGCTGTTGAAGAAGGAGACCTCAATCAGGTGCGCTTGTTGCTCCAGAAGCAAGCGCCAGTAAATGCCAGGAATGATTCTGGTTGGACTCCGTTGATGAAGGCAGCATACAATGGCGACACAGCCATTGTCCGGGAACTCCTGGCGCGGGGCGCGCAGGTGAACATCAAAGGGAAGGCTGGCTGGACCGCTTTGATGCAGGCCGCCCAGTTTGGTCACCTCGAGATTGTCCAGATGTTGCTGAACAAAGGGGCGCAAGTGAATGCGAGCAGCACCAATGGCTCCACTGCCCTGATGGTTGCGGCCAGCAATGGGCACATTGCGGTGATCAAAACGCTTCTCAACCACGGGGCCATTGCCGACTCCAGGGACCGACTGGGCAGGACAGCGCTTCTGTTGGCTGCCAGTGACGGCTATGCCAGGGTGGTGGAAGAACTGCTCGCCCGTGGAAGTGAGGTGAACGCTCAGGAAGTCTCTGGTAAAAGTGCCTTGATACTTGCTGCTTGCTATGGTCAGAAAGCAGTGGTGGGGGTTCTGCTCTCCCACTGTGCAGATGTCGCCCTGCGCGACTCGCAGGGCAAGTCTGCTATAGACTATGCTCGGCAGCAGCACCATGTGGCCATAGCAAAAATGATCGCTGCGGCGAAGCCCTGCCCATAA
- a CDS encoding HAD family phosphatase codes for MLDHVSKKRLALALFDIDGTLRRVRDPWVQLHQYLGVHQQAEGLVELWQRREISYEEWARLDASLWRGYSRQTMAAALQENPLRKGARELIAWFRAKSIPCVAISTGLSVFNDITARDLGLAEVISNELHFDGGVCTGRIIVKVGEDNKGAVMREILARYRVGTEQVVAFGDGRADIPVLAAAGLGVAVCPYADEVARCADHVVASEPIDSALEVVQNHFHIPG; via the coding sequence TTGTTAGATCACGTGAGCAAGAAAAGACTCGCACTGGCATTGTTTGACATCGACGGGACCCTGCGCAGGGTACGTGATCCCTGGGTTCAGCTGCACCAGTATCTCGGAGTGCACCAGCAGGCCGAAGGCCTTGTAGAGCTCTGGCAGAGGCGGGAAATCAGCTATGAAGAGTGGGCTCGGCTCGATGCCTCTTTGTGGCGAGGATACAGCCGACAGACTATGGCAGCCGCCCTCCAAGAGAACCCTCTCCGCAAGGGGGCCAGGGAACTGATAGCCTGGTTCAGGGCAAAATCCATTCCCTGTGTGGCCATCAGCACAGGACTGTCCGTATTCAACGACATAACAGCACGTGACCTGGGTCTGGCAGAGGTAATAAGCAACGAACTGCACTTTGACGGCGGCGTCTGTACAGGCCGCATAATAGTCAAGGTTGGCGAAGACAACAAGGGTGCCGTGATGCGCGAAATTCTGGCTCGCTACCGGGTAGGGACAGAACAGGTGGTAGCCTTCGGAGATGGCAGAGCTGACATCCCTGTGCTGGCTGCTGCAGGGCTGGGTGTTGCTGTGTGTCCATACGCGGATGAGGTTGCCAGGTGCGCAGACCACGTGGTGGCAAGCGAGCCAATAGACTCGGCTCTAGAGGTGGTGCAGAATCACTTTCACATTCCCGGGTGA
- a CDS encoding NAD+ synthase, translating to MKVALAQLNPIIGDIEGNLARIVEVLQECGKYRPDLVVFTELFLVGYPPRDLLENHSFIGKTREALDRLREWSRKWPATGILLGTPWPSEVAVGKGLHNSALLLYQGRIVFCQHKALLPTYDVFDEARYFDASRESEVISFKDETLGISICEDAWNDPVLWKRCPYDYDPITALADKGATIIVNIAASPFHRGKETIRYEIARSHACRHGIPFVFVNQVGANDELIFDGRSLCVDGAGRVIAVLPSFEEKVEIVSLEPAESAGRYQPEEEIATVYKALVLGICDYMRKCGFRKAILGLSGGIDSAVTCCLATEALGRENVIAVSMPGPYSSRGSMVDAAKLARNLGIALKTVPITSIYQAYLASLQEHFQEKEADITEENIQARIRGNVLMALSNKFGYLVLSTGNKSELAVGYCTLYGDMSGGLSVISDVPKTMVYELAAFINRHSEVIPEEILRKPPSAELRQDQTDQDTLPPYDLLDAVLHYYVDEGYSLEEIVALNFDRETVHWIIRSVDRNEYKRRQSPPGLKVTSKAFGMGRRMPIAARFNAM from the coding sequence ATGAAAGTCGCATTGGCCCAATTGAACCCGATCATCGGCGATATCGAAGGCAACTTGGCCAGAATTGTGGAGGTGCTGCAAGAGTGTGGCAAATACAGACCCGATCTGGTAGTTTTTACTGAACTTTTTCTGGTGGGCTACCCTCCGCGGGATCTTCTGGAGAACCATTCGTTCATTGGCAAGACCCGAGAAGCCCTTGATCGTCTGCGGGAATGGTCCAGAAAGTGGCCGGCCACCGGTATACTCCTGGGGACCCCCTGGCCCAGCGAGGTGGCCGTGGGCAAGGGGCTGCATAATTCTGCGCTGCTTCTTTATCAGGGGCGGATTGTTTTTTGTCAACACAAAGCCCTGCTGCCCACCTACGACGTCTTTGACGAGGCCAGATATTTCGATGCAAGCAGAGAAAGTGAGGTAATCTCTTTCAAGGATGAGACTCTGGGCATATCTATCTGTGAAGATGCCTGGAATGATCCTGTGCTATGGAAGCGGTGCCCTTACGATTATGACCCCATCACTGCGCTTGCTGATAAGGGAGCGACTATTATCGTCAACATTGCCGCCTCACCCTTTCACAGGGGCAAGGAGACGATCAGGTACGAAATCGCCCGCAGCCATGCGTGTCGACATGGCATTCCCTTTGTCTTTGTAAATCAGGTGGGAGCGAATGATGAGCTCATATTTGACGGCAGAAGTCTGTGTGTGGACGGTGCAGGCAGGGTGATAGCAGTACTGCCGAGCTTCGAGGAAAAGGTGGAGATTGTCAGCCTGGAGCCGGCAGAGTCTGCTGGAAGGTATCAGCCAGAGGAGGAGATTGCTACCGTATACAAGGCACTGGTTCTGGGTATCTGCGATTATATGCGAAAGTGCGGTTTTCGCAAAGCCATTCTCGGGCTCTCTGGGGGCATCGATTCAGCTGTCACCTGCTGTCTTGCAACCGAGGCCCTGGGCCGAGAAAATGTCATAGCCGTTTCCATGCCTGGCCCCTACTCTTCCCGGGGCAGTATGGTTGACGCTGCGAAACTGGCCAGGAATCTTGGGATCGCTCTGAAAACTGTACCCATAACCTCGATCTATCAAGCATATCTTGCCTCTCTGCAGGAGCACTTCCAGGAGAAAGAAGCAGATATCACCGAGGAGAACATCCAGGCAAGAATAAGAGGGAACGTACTGATGGCCCTGTCCAACAAATTTGGCTACCTTGTGCTATCCACTGGCAACAAGAGCGAACTGGCAGTTGGCTACTGTACACTTTATGGGGACATGAGCGGCGGACTGAGTGTGATCTCCGATGTGCCCAAGACAATGGTCTACGAACTGGCTGCTTTTATAAACAGGCATTCAGAGGTGATACCCGAGGAAATTCTGCGCAAACCTCCCTCTGCAGAACTTCGGCAAGACCAGACGGACCAGGATACCCTGCCCCCCTATGACTTGCTGGACGCGGTTCTTCACTATTATGTGGACGAGGGCTATTCTCTTGAGGAAATTGTGGCGTTGAACTTTGATCGTGAGACAGTGCACTGGATAATCAGGTCGGTAGACAGAAATGAATACAAGCGGCGGCAATCTCCGCCAGGTCTCAAAGTTACCAGCAAGGCTTTTGGCATGGGGAGAAGAATGCCTATTGCCGCCCGTTTCAACGCCATGTGA
- a CDS encoding Fe-S cluster assembly protein HesB produces MLEVTEKAGEKLKEYMQERNITSAIRIFVSQVG; encoded by the coding sequence ATGCTTGAGGTTACTGAGAAGGCTGGAGAAAAGTTGAAAGAATACATGCAGGAGCGCAATATCACTTCGGCGATTCGAATTTTTGTCTCTCAAGTGGGTTGA
- a CDS encoding XTP/dITP diphosphatase: MTKLPLVLATRNAGKTEEIRSILAKFPITIKNLTDFGPIPEVVEDGQTFEDNAVKKARFVAKVLGLPALADDSGLMVDALGGLPGVKSARFAGENATDEENNAKLLAELTGVDNRAASFVCVIAIAVPWGPALIYEGRCQGSITTEPVGSQGFGYDPLFYYPPLRKTFAQLTTEEKNRISHRGLALQELANEFDKVLVWLRQRLAEANWVWPELS; this comes from the coding sequence ATGACAAAACTGCCCCTTGTTCTTGCCACACGAAACGCTGGCAAAACAGAAGAGATCAGATCTATTCTGGCTAAATTTCCGATAACTATCAAAAATCTCACTGATTTCGGCCCAATCCCAGAAGTGGTGGAGGATGGGCAAACCTTCGAAGACAACGCTGTCAAGAAAGCCCGCTTTGTAGCCAAAGTGCTCGGCCTGCCAGCCCTGGCAGACGACTCCGGCCTGATGGTGGATGCCCTGGGCGGGTTGCCCGGAGTGAAATCAGCTCGCTTTGCCGGGGAGAATGCCACAGACGAAGAAAACAATGCCAAGCTCCTCGCCGAGCTCACCGGAGTTGACAACCGGGCGGCCTCTTTCGTCTGCGTAATTGCCATTGCTGTTCCCTGGGGGCCGGCCCTCATTTACGAGGGCCGCTGCCAGGGATCTATTACCACCGAGCCAGTGGGCAGCCAAGGCTTCGGCTATGACCCTCTTTTCTATTATCCGCCGCTCCGCAAGACCTTTGCCCAGCTCACCACCGAGGAAAAAAACCGCATAAGCCATCGCGGCCTGGCGCTGCAGGAGTTGGCTAATGAGTTCGACAAGGTTCTGGTGTGGCTGCGCCAGCGTCTTGCAGAGGCCAACTGGGTCTGGCCCGAGCTTTCCTAG